The nucleotide window TCGACGACCCGGCCCTGGTGGAGCACGACGATCTCCTGGCAGATAGTGGCCGCGGGCAGGTCGTGGGTGATGAGCAGCAGGGAGGGGGACTGCGGGCCGCCGGTCACGTCGCGAAGGAGGGCCAGGGCCTCGCCGCGGGCCACCACGTCCAGGGCGGTGGTGGGCTCATCGGCGATGAGGACCGCAGGATCGCCGGCCAGGGCCAGGGCCAGGCAGACGCGCTGGCGCTGGCCGCCCGACAGGCGCCCGGGGACGCGGGCACCGGTGCCGGCGTCCAGGCCGACGGCCTCAAGCAGCTCGACCGCCCGGTCCCGGGCGCGCTCCCCCGCCCGGGACCCGCCGGCGCCGCGGGCGGCGAGCTCGACCTGGCGCAGGGCGGGGATGAGGGGGTGCAGGGCGGTGGTGGGGTCCTGGGGCACCAGGGCCGCCCGACTCCCCCGGGGGCGTGCCGCGGCGGGCGTGCCCAGCAGGTCCGGGCCCGCCGGCGCCTCCGGGGCACCCTCGTCCTGCGCGCCGTCCCGTGCTGCGTCCTCCACGACGCGCAGGGAGCCGCTGGCCTCCAGGCCGGGGGGCAGGGTGCCGGCCAGGGCGGCGCAGGTCAGCGATTTGCCGGCCCCCGAGGCGCCGACCAGGGCGGTGCGGCCGCCCGGGACGAGGCTGAGGCTCACGCCGTCGAGCAGGGTGCGTCCCCCGGCGCGAAGGCCCAGCGAGTCGAGAACGATAGTCATATGCAGCACCCTAAGTGCTGTTGAGACTCATTTTCAACTCACCTCCCCACCATCTTTCGACAATTTGCATGAGATCGGCCTTTTCCGGGGCTGGAAAAGGCCGATCTCATGCAAATTGTCGAAAGGAAGGGGAGGGAGGGTCAGGGGCGGGGGACGCCGAGCCTGCGCAGGTCCCGCACGGCCCCCAGGTCGGCGCTCGTGGCGAGCATGGCATAGGCGCGCAGGGCCGCCGAGACCTTGCGGGGCCGCTCCACATGCGGGGTCCAGGCCGCGTCCCCGCGGGCCTCCTCCTCGACCCGGCGCCGGGCGATCTCCCCCTCATCCAGGCGCACCGAGATCGAGCGCGCCGGGATGTCGATGTCGATGATGTCGCCCGAGCGCACCAGCCCGATGAGGCCCCCGGCCGCCGCCTCGGGCGAGCAGTGCCCGATGCTCAGCCCCGAGGTGCCCCCGGAGAAGCGCCCGTCGGTCAGCAGGGCGCACTCCTTGCCCAGGTGCATGGACTTGATGTACGTCGTCGGGTAGAGCATCTCCTGCATGCCCGGGCCCCCACGCGGGCCCTCGTGGCTGATGACCACGACGTCGCCGGCCTTGACCCTCCCGCCCAGGATCCCCGAGACCGCATCGTCTTGGGACTCGAAGACCACCGCAGGCCCCGAGAAGGTGAGGATGGAGTCGTCCACCCCCGCGGTCTTGACGATGCAGCCCTTCTCGGCGATGTTTCCGAAGAGCACCGCCAGCCCGCCGTCGGCGGAGTAGGCGTGCTCCAGGTCGCGGATGCAGCCCGCTGCACGGTCGGTATCCAGGGCCTCCCACCGGGAGGACTGGGAGAACATCTCCGTGGTGCGCACCCCGCCGGGGGCGGCCAGGTAGCCGGTGTGCACCTCCTGGCTGAGCCCCGAGCCGGGGACGCCGTCGGGGCCGGGGCGCACGATGTCGTAGGTGGCCAGGGACTCGGCCAGGGTGGAGCCCAGCACATTGGTGGTGGAGGTCTCCAGCAGGCCCGCCCGGTCCAGCTCGCCCAGGATCCCCATGATGCCGCCGGCGCGATGGACGTCCTCGATGTGGAACAGGTTGGTCGAGGGCGCCACCTTGCACAGCTGGGGCACCCTGCGCGAGAGGCGGTCGATGTCGGCCATGGTGAAGTCCACCCCGGCCTCCTGGGCGGCGGCCAGCAGGTGCAGCACCGTGTTGGTCGAGCCCCCCATGGCGATATCCAGGCTCATGGCGTTCTCGAAGGCGGCCTTGGTGGCGATGGACCGCGGCAGGACCGAGTCGTCCTCGCCCTCGTAGTAGGCCTTGGTGATGGCCACGATCTGGTGGCCCACGCGCTTGAACAGTTCGCCGCGGTCGGCGTGGGTGGCCAGGATGGTGCCGTTCATGGGCAGCGCCATCCCCAGGGCCTCGGTCAGGCAGTTCATCGAGTTGGCGGTGAACATCCCCGAGCAGGAGCCGCAGGTGGGGCAGGCCAGGCGCTCGATGGCGCTGATGATCTCATCGGAGACCGTGGGGTCGGCGGCGTCCATCATGGCGTCGATGAGGTCGAGCTTGCGGGTGGTGCCGTCGGCGGCCGTCATCTTGCCCGACTCCATGGGCCCACCCGAGACGAAGATCGCCGGGATGTTCAGGCGCATGGCCGCCATGAGCATGCCGGGGGTGATCTTGTCGCAGTTGGAGATGCACACCAGGGCGTCGGCGCAGTGGGCCGAGACCATGTACTCCACGGAGTCGGCGATGAGGTCGCGGCTGGGCAGGGAGTAGAGCATGCCGTCGTGGCCCATGGCGATGCCGTCGTCCACGGCGATGGTGTTGAACTCCTTGGCGATGCCCCCGGCGGACTCGATCTGGCCGGCTACCAGGCGCCCGACGTCGCGCAGGCCGACGTGCCCGGGGACGAACTGGGTGAAGGAGTTGGCGATGGCGATGATGGGCTTGCCGAAGTCGGAGTCCTTGACACCGGTGGCGCGCCACAGGGCGCGGGCCCCGGCCATGTTGCGGCCGGAGGTGGAGGTGGCGCTGCGGTACTGCGGCATGGGGTCTCCTTGACGAAGGACGCGGGTCTGCGCTCAGGGTAACTGTCACGACGTCAGGTCTCTTCCAGGCGACCACCTCGTGGGACCAAGGACACCTGAGCGGCCCGGGCGACTGACGGCGTCACACCTGGGGCCGTCGTCGCCGGCCTCCTCGACGACGGTGCGGCGGCTCCACCGGCAGCACTGGCGACCGGACCATCGGTCGAGTTCCAGGCCCACCCATGCGACGGCAGTCGGCGGGCCGTAGCCGATGGTGATTCCCAGTGCCAGAGCTCCGACCACCAGTGCAGTGGCAACCATGAGGGTCCACAGCGCGCGAGCGGGGAGCCTGGCGGCGGATCCTGCCTCGGCTACAGGGCAGGGCGAGCAAGGCCGAGGTGGTGTCCTCTGCGAGCTCCCGCCCGAACATCCAGGCGAGGATGGTGCCGCCGCCCAGGAGACCCGCAACGCCGGCGACCTGAGTGGCGCCCGCCAGCAGGCCGCTCCAGTCCAGGCTCGCCGCGGGGCCGGCCTCGGCGACGAGTTGGGCGTTGCCGCCGGCCACGCCCACAGTGATGCCGCCCAGCAGCAGGACCGTGCCGGCCACCATCACCACCGCGGTGAGCGCTCCAACCCTGGAGTGCCGCAGCAGCAAGAGCTCCATCCTGAGGATCACAGCCATGATGGTTGCGGTCCGGCGCGGCCCATCCAGTCCAGTCCACCCCGGCGCCCTGCCCCGCCCGATCGGGGGCGTGATGGCCGCGCACGCAGAGCCGCCCCCGGCTGCGGGGCCAGCAGCGCGGGGGCGGCACGGGTTCGCCGGCCGGGGGCCGATGCCGGGTCCGGCCGGGAGTGACGCTCAGGTGGTCACATGACGCCGAGGATCTCGGTGACGAAGACGAGGGTGTCCCCGCCCTTGATGCCGGCCTGGGGCACGCCGCGGTCGCCGTAGCCCAGCTCGGAGGGGATGGATAGCAGCAGGCGCGAGCCCACGCGCTGACCCACCAGGGCGTCGTCCCAGCCGCGGATGACCATACCGACCCCCACCTGGAAGTTCAGGGGCTGCCCGCGGTCGTAGGAGTTGTCGAAGACGGCGCCGTCCCAGGACTGGCCCAGGTAGTGGGCCACGATGGTGTCGCCGGCCTCGACGACCTGGCCGTCACCGGCGTCGAGCACCTGGACCTGCAGGCCCTCGGGGGCCTGGGGCCCCGGGAAGGTCAGGGTGGGCTTGGAGCCCGCGGCTCCCTCAACGGTGGGCATGTTCGTGTTGATCATGGCCGCGAGCCTACGCCAGGCCCGCGTGCCGCCCGGGATCCACCCCTCGGCTCGCCGCGAACCGGCCCGCCCTCGCCCGCGGCACCGGGAGCACCGCGCACGGGGCCTCGCCCGAGCCTGACCCGGAGCAGCACACCGGGCCAGACGGGGAAGCCGTCTGGCCCGGTGCGTTCAGTAGGTACTGCCCGGGCGGGACAGCCGGGTCGGTACGAGGCCGGCCCAGCGCCTCGGCTCAGTC belongs to Actinomyces capricornis and includes:
- a CDS encoding ATP-binding cassette domain-containing protein — translated: MTIVLDSLGLRAGGRTLLDGVSLSLVPGGRTALVGASGAGKSLTCAALAGTLPPGLEASGSLRVVEDAARDGAQDEGAPEAPAGPDLLGTPAAARPRGSRAALVPQDPTTALHPLIPALRQVELAARGAGGSRAGERARDRAVELLEAVGLDAGTGARVPGRLSGGQRQRVCLALALAGDPAVLIADEPTTALDVVARGEALALLRDVTGGPQSPSLLLITHDLPAATICQEIVVLHQGRVVDRGATTKVLTDPRHPATRAMCEAAADETLDGALAAAGLRVRGGGSGSGGGGGGAGSGESGHRRRPGIAA
- the ilvD gene encoding dihydroxy-acid dehydratase gives rise to the protein MPQYRSATSTSGRNMAGARALWRATGVKDSDFGKPIIAIANSFTQFVPGHVGLRDVGRLVAGQIESAGGIAKEFNTIAVDDGIAMGHDGMLYSLPSRDLIADSVEYMVSAHCADALVCISNCDKITPGMLMAAMRLNIPAIFVSGGPMESGKMTAADGTTRKLDLIDAMMDAADPTVSDEIISAIERLACPTCGSCSGMFTANSMNCLTEALGMALPMNGTILATHADRGELFKRVGHQIVAITKAYYEGEDDSVLPRSIATKAAFENAMSLDIAMGGSTNTVLHLLAAAQEAGVDFTMADIDRLSRRVPQLCKVAPSTNLFHIEDVHRAGGIMGILGELDRAGLLETSTTNVLGSTLAESLATYDIVRPGPDGVPGSGLSQEVHTGYLAAPGGVRTTEMFSQSSRWEALDTDRAAGCIRDLEHAYSADGGLAVLFGNIAEKGCIVKTAGVDDSILTFSGPAVVFESQDDAVSGILGGRVKAGDVVVISHEGPRGGPGMQEMLYPTTYIKSMHLGKECALLTDGRFSGGTSGLSIGHCSPEAAAGGLIGLVRSGDIIDIDIPARSISVRLDEGEIARRRVEEEARGDAAWTPHVERPRKVSAALRAYAMLATSADLGAVRDLRRLGVPRP
- a CDS encoding FKBP-type peptidyl-prolyl cis-trans isomerase, with product MINTNMPTVEGAAGSKPTLTFPGPQAPEGLQVQVLDAGDGQVVEAGDTIVAHYLGQSWDGAVFDNSYDRGQPLNFQVGVGMVIRGWDDALVGQRVGSRLLLSIPSELGYGDRGVPQAGIKGGDTLVFVTEILGVM